Proteins from a single region of Hermetia illucens chromosome 3, iHerIll2.2.curated.20191125, whole genome shotgun sequence:
- the LOC119652164 gene encoding uncharacterized protein LOC119652164: MSLQDKRVILRKVQCNPKVNGELKLVPVLIPELLAIPYISSVNKKKRLKFAEKYFLKDGSFWKTVIFCDESKFNLFGSDGKVKVWRKSSTEFNEKDVDVNIIQVCFAALGVGALPFIEGKNKDNKDKDYIKILKENLRQSDEKL; the protein is encoded by the exons ATGTCGTTGCAAGACAAGCGAGTTATCCTTCGAAAAGTTCAATGTAACCCTAAAGTAAATGGTGAATTG AAACTGGTACCGGTTTTAATTCCCGAACTGCTCGCAATACCGTACATCTCCTCAGTGAATAAGAAAAAGCGCCTCAAGTTTGcagaaaagtattttttgaaggACGGAAGTTTTTGGAAAACGGTTATCTTCTGCGACGAGTCTAAATTCAATTTGTTCGGTAGCGACGGGAAGGTAAAAGTCTGGCGAAAATCAAGCACTGAATTTAATGAGAAAGATGTGGATGTGAACATTATACAAGTTTGTTTCGCGGCGTTAGGGGTAGGCGCACTGCCGTTTATTGAAGGAAAGAACAAAGACAACAAAGACAAAGACTacatcaaaattttaaaagaaaatctgcGCCAGAGTGATGAGAAACTATGA